A part of Corynebacterium lactis RW2-5 genomic DNA contains:
- a CDS encoding D-alanyl-D-alanine carboxypeptidase/D-alanyl-D-alanine-endopeptidase produces the protein MHFTLSSADSQSGTRRGWVVWVSILLVVLLAALGGALALISYNNRQIEVQPAPAVERAASPVTAARSSLADDTLAAKVTAAMDGATADTGFGQLHAVVSDATTGARLWGKDDSVVAMPASSLKILTAAAALLGIDDDHRVETKVLRYGESKDVVIQGAGDPTLSANGDGFFHDAASVADLAAKVRAAMPDGVGKVYVDTSLFPETFHSTWEKQGLADGYVADVEPAMIDAGRIDPKEENSPRSATPAEDIASVLAAQLGTEAGGNVADGVALPAVEPTVVASVQSAPLHTRLRDMMLYSDNVLAESIARELAVARNLPPTFAGAATAVRDTLAEHGFGLDGAILADSSGLSTDNRVTPKHLSEVLTAAAGPGSGQEASESGGDSGETEEKKAAVTDALRPLLDCLPVAGVSGTLADRFGNSSGAGLVRAKTGTLNKASALAGYVVTKSGQVLSFVMLSNEASLLPARAAADKAASALADI, from the coding sequence GTGCATTTCACTTTGAGCAGTGCCGATTCGCAGTCCGGTACGCGTCGGGGCTGGGTAGTATGGGTCTCCATTCTCCTTGTGGTGCTTCTTGCCGCGCTCGGTGGCGCACTCGCGCTGATTTCGTATAACAATCGCCAGATTGAGGTGCAGCCGGCCCCCGCCGTCGAGCGTGCGGCCTCTCCTGTCACCGCCGCCCGCTCCTCGCTTGCCGACGACACCCTGGCCGCCAAAGTCACCGCCGCCATGGACGGTGCTACTGCGGATACGGGCTTCGGGCAGCTCCACGCGGTAGTTTCCGATGCAACGACCGGCGCCAGGCTGTGGGGCAAGGACGATTCGGTCGTGGCGATGCCGGCCTCGTCGCTGAAAATCCTCACGGCGGCCGCCGCGCTGCTCGGCATCGACGACGACCACCGTGTGGAGACCAAGGTCTTGCGCTACGGAGAGAGTAAGGACGTGGTTATTCAGGGTGCCGGCGACCCGACCCTGAGCGCTAACGGGGACGGGTTCTTCCACGACGCCGCGTCCGTCGCGGACCTGGCTGCGAAGGTACGTGCAGCCATGCCGGACGGCGTGGGCAAGGTCTACGTTGATACCTCCCTGTTTCCTGAGACCTTCCACTCCACCTGGGAGAAGCAGGGGCTGGCCGACGGATACGTCGCCGACGTCGAGCCCGCAATGATCGATGCGGGTCGCATCGACCCGAAGGAGGAAAACTCCCCGCGCAGCGCCACCCCGGCTGAGGACATCGCGAGCGTGCTGGCAGCCCAGCTCGGCACCGAGGCGGGCGGAAATGTCGCTGACGGCGTCGCGCTGCCGGCGGTAGAGCCGACCGTGGTGGCCTCGGTGCAGTCGGCACCGTTGCACACGCGCCTTCGCGACATGATGCTCTACAGCGATAACGTCCTGGCAGAGTCCATAGCCCGCGAGCTGGCGGTGGCCCGCAATCTGCCCCCGACCTTCGCAGGCGCCGCAACGGCTGTGCGGGATACCCTCGCCGAGCATGGTTTCGGCCTCGACGGTGCTATCTTGGCCGACTCGAGCGGGCTGAGCACGGATAACAGAGTCACGCCTAAGCATCTTTCGGAAGTCCTGACCGCGGCGGCTGGGCCGGGGAGTGGGCAAGAGGCGTCGGAAAGCGGAGGGGATAGCGGAGAGACGGAAGAGAAAAAGGCGGCGGTGACGGACGCGCTGCGCCCGCTTCTGGACTGCCTCCCGGTGGCGGGGGTGTCCGGGACCCTGGCGGATCGCTTCGGAAATAGCTCCGGGGCGGGGCTCGTTCGAGCGAAGACGGGGACCCTGAATAAGGCATCGGCGCTGGCTGGCTACGTGGTGACGAAGTCGGGGCAGGTGCTCAGTTTCGTGATGCTGTCGAACGAGGCGAGCCTACTTCCTGCGCGCGCTGCGGCCGATAAGGCAGCGAGCGCACTGGCGGATATCTAG
- a CDS encoding inorganic diphosphatase, with the protein MSVEVTIEIPKGQRNKYEVDHETGKVYLDRYLFTPMAYPADYGFIDGTLGEDGDPLDALVILPEPVFPGVIVKARPVGVFKMTDEAGGDDKLLCVLDDVRFEGYQDISDVSDFVKDEIEHFFVHYKDLEPGKEVSGSGWGDKAEAEKILAEAIERHK; encoded by the coding sequence GTGAGCGTTGAGGTCACTATTGAGATCCCGAAGGGTCAGCGCAACAAGTACGAAGTCGATCACGAGACCGGCAAGGTCTACCTCGACCGCTACCTGTTCACCCCCATGGCATACCCGGCCGACTACGGCTTCATCGATGGCACTCTGGGCGAGGACGGCGACCCGCTGGACGCACTGGTCATCCTGCCGGAGCCGGTATTCCCAGGCGTTATCGTCAAGGCCCGCCCGGTCGGTGTCTTCAAGATGACCGACGAGGCCGGCGGCGACGACAAGCTGCTCTGCGTCCTCGATGACGTCCGCTTCGAGGGCTACCAGGACATCTCCGACGTGTCTGACTTCGTCAAGGACGAGATCGAGCACTTCTTCGTCCACTACAAGGACCTGGAGCCGGGCAAGGAAGTTTCCGGTTCGGGCTGGGGCGACAAGGCTGAGGCCGAGAAGATCCTGGCTGAGGCTATCGAGCGCCACAAGTAG
- a CDS encoding rhodanese-like domain-containing protein, with protein METVSVTEVPAGAQLIDVRSQMEWDDGHAVGATHIPMEEIPSRYGELDLDSDIYLMCRSGGRASQVADWLEKNGIDTIVVRGGMIDWEHFGLPMEKA; from the coding sequence ATGGAAACCGTATCTGTAACTGAAGTACCCGCAGGCGCCCAGCTCATCGATGTTCGTTCCCAGATGGAGTGGGACGACGGTCACGCCGTCGGCGCTACCCACATCCCGATGGAGGAGATTCCATCCCGTTATGGCGAGTTGGACCTCGACTCGGATATTTACCTGATGTGCCGCTCCGGAGGCCGCGCCTCCCAGGTCGCTGACTGGCTGGAGAAGAACGGCATCGACACCATCGTCGTCCGCGGCGGAATGATCGATTGGGAGCACTTCGGCCTGCCGATGGAAAAGGCATAG
- a CDS encoding MarR family winged helix-turn-helix transcriptional regulator: MSDSPASKSIKASRTKKPKSAAKRPGTATGSDSPMAPSALRKSASWCLSYLDAAVRESVNATLSRTNIESLSLRGYWVLEAIADGDGLAQTELSCALSMDRSDMVRLIDSLEKAGLVIRTRDINDRRRQLISLTVDGDTARSSLRRSLRRAERTAVASCPAEVRSLLSSLADVPSAPIDPEQPAASKEPSAPEEATVLTETKPKKQKKKKKGKKKKKGDGK, from the coding sequence ATGTCTGATTCCCCTGCCTCAAAGTCGATCAAGGCATCTCGCACCAAGAAGCCCAAATCCGCGGCCAAGCGCCCCGGCACTGCCACGGGCTCCGACTCCCCCATGGCCCCGAGTGCCCTGCGCAAGTCTGCGTCCTGGTGCCTTTCGTATCTCGATGCCGCTGTTCGGGAGAGTGTCAACGCAACGCTCTCTCGCACTAACATCGAAAGCCTGTCCCTGCGCGGTTACTGGGTTCTGGAAGCTATCGCCGACGGCGACGGGCTCGCCCAAACCGAACTGAGCTGCGCCCTCAGCATGGATCGCTCCGACATGGTCCGCCTCATCGATTCTCTGGAAAAGGCCGGCCTAGTCATCCGCACGCGCGATATCAACGACCGCCGGCGCCAGCTCATTTCGCTCACCGTGGACGGAGACACCGCCCGCTCATCGCTGCGCCGCTCCCTCCGTCGAGCCGAGCGCACCGCCGTCGCTTCCTGCCCCGCCGAGGTGCGCTCCCTCCTGTCTTCGCTTGCCGACGTCCCCTCGGCCCCCATCGACCCGGAGCAGCCTGCGGCGTCCAAGGAGCCATCCGCTCCGGAAGAGGCTACGGTGCTGACCGAGACAAAGCCCAAGAAGCAGAAGAAAAAGAAGAAGGGCAAGAAGAAAAAGAAGGGTGACGGAAAGTGA
- a CDS encoding Pls/PosA family non-ribosomal peptide synthetase, with translation MSTGADSNAIEKKFLRASANPSERTLIDILRSTARRYPDAAAIDDGDAVVTYSDLLHEIDVTANWLFEQGIRRGDRIGVRMPSGSRELYVAILSIMAAGAAYVPVDADDPDERAEMVFGEAQIAGYFDADGLHLTGRAGDTAVHTGEPFLDQSPSPDDDCWIIFTSGSTGKPKGVAVTHRSAAAFVDAEARWFLVNHPEGPLGPDDRVLAGLSVAFDASCEEMWLAWRNGACLVPAPRSLVRSGVDLGPWLISRHITAVSTVPTLAGLWPAEALDSVRLLIVGGEACPQELVDRLSTPEREMWNTYGPTEATVVASGIQLHPGKPVTIGFPLDGWDLTVIDEEGNPVPPGTKGELVIGGVGLARYLDPAKDTEKYAPLPALGWERAYRTGDHVIMDEAGLYFAGRVDDQVKIGGRRIELGEVEAHLAALPGATQATVVVQKTGAGDSVLVGYVGAGGDAGSMDHDECMAILRDAMPAPMVPRLHIMDELPVRTSGKVDKAALPWPLPAAPSADTEGMTPVEAWLSGIWSEVLSVPQPGPASDFFALGGTSLAAAGVVARIRERAPQVAVRDLYDHPRLGRLAEELVSRGLVDDSVAGDAASSTGEEIPEPTPVSRGTRWAQVALMVPIQWARGVRWVTWLAIANWALGGPLALPGWAVALLGVLFLTPLGVMPVNALLTRALTSSVRPGDFPRGGSVHLRLWAAERLAESSGVRSVAGAPFVLWYARMLGASIGKGVNLHSLPPVTGLVRLDDYCSIEPEVDLSGYWVDGDTVHVGEISVGAHARVGARSTLLPGTRIGQSAHIEAGSTVTGEKKVKAGARWSGSPARKVGRSKHRFPEQLPPSARGWVAVYAATAVLLALVPLASLLAMAALLGWATDAGAFGAETAEWELSSALVSALAWVPAATLAGIIVYAALTLVLVRLFSLGLRAGVHPVRSRIGWQAWATIRLMDAARVDLFLIYASLLTPNWLRALGARIGHDTEISTAVAIPKLMQVKEESFLADDTMVAGYELGGGWMLIDDSKIGKRAFLGNSGITLPGRKLAKNSLVAVLSSTPKKTKSGSNWWGSPPERLRRVTNVGSDESAQTYRPTTGLKVARGVVETLRILAPMTSLALAVATLAGMQWIGEAALTLAMGFRGAEDTMGIAFALLVTLALTPLVFLLAGILGLAVTVAAKWVCVGKHRTGESPLWSRFVWLNELQDTFVEMVAAPWYLNPAMATGGASRAMRLLGAKIGHGVWLESYWLPETDLVVIERGATVGRGCVVQTHLFTDRVMTLDEVHIGRGAVLGPHSVVLPASVLGAGARVEPGSLVMRGDHVPAHTAWRGNPIEPKAAK, from the coding sequence GTGAGTACCGGCGCGGACTCGAACGCGATTGAGAAAAAGTTTTTGCGCGCATCCGCCAATCCCTCGGAGCGCACCCTCATTGACATTCTGCGGTCCACTGCTCGCCGCTACCCGGATGCTGCCGCCATCGACGACGGCGACGCCGTAGTCACCTATTCCGACCTCCTCCACGAGATTGATGTCACCGCCAACTGGCTGTTTGAACAGGGCATTCGCCGCGGTGATCGCATTGGCGTGAGGATGCCGTCGGGAAGCCGAGAGCTGTACGTGGCAATCCTGTCGATTATGGCGGCGGGGGCTGCGTACGTGCCGGTCGATGCGGACGATCCGGACGAGCGGGCGGAGATGGTCTTCGGAGAGGCGCAGATCGCGGGGTATTTCGATGCCGATGGGCTGCACCTTACCGGCCGCGCGGGGGACACCGCGGTCCACACCGGCGAGCCCTTCCTCGACCAGTCCCCTTCCCCGGACGACGACTGCTGGATTATCTTCACATCAGGCTCGACGGGCAAGCCGAAGGGCGTGGCGGTCACGCACCGCAGTGCCGCGGCGTTCGTCGATGCGGAGGCCCGCTGGTTCCTGGTCAACCACCCCGAGGGACCTCTAGGGCCGGACGACCGAGTGCTGGCCGGGCTGTCGGTGGCATTTGACGCCTCCTGCGAGGAGATGTGGCTGGCCTGGAGAAACGGCGCCTGCCTAGTACCGGCGCCGCGCTCCCTGGTGCGATCCGGAGTCGATCTGGGCCCCTGGCTGATTTCTCGCCACATCACTGCCGTGTCGACCGTCCCAACCCTGGCTGGTCTTTGGCCAGCCGAGGCTTTGGACAGCGTCCGCCTGCTGATCGTCGGAGGCGAGGCGTGCCCGCAGGAGCTGGTCGACCGCCTCTCCACCCCGGAGCGCGAGATGTGGAACACCTACGGCCCCACTGAGGCGACGGTTGTGGCCTCCGGCATCCAACTGCACCCCGGAAAACCCGTGACCATCGGCTTTCCGCTGGACGGCTGGGACCTGACCGTCATCGACGAGGAGGGCAACCCGGTCCCTCCAGGCACCAAGGGTGAGCTGGTCATCGGCGGAGTGGGCCTGGCCCGCTACCTGGACCCGGCGAAGGACACCGAGAAGTACGCACCGCTGCCCGCCCTCGGCTGGGAGCGCGCGTACCGTACCGGCGACCACGTCATCATGGACGAGGCCGGGTTGTACTTCGCTGGCCGCGTCGACGATCAGGTGAAGATCGGCGGACGCCGCATCGAACTCGGCGAGGTCGAGGCCCACCTGGCCGCACTGCCCGGCGCGACGCAGGCGACCGTCGTTGTGCAGAAGACCGGCGCGGGCGACTCCGTCCTGGTCGGCTACGTCGGCGCGGGCGGCGACGCGGGCTCGATGGACCACGACGAGTGCATGGCCATACTCCGCGACGCCATGCCCGCCCCGATGGTGCCGCGCCTGCACATCATGGACGAACTGCCCGTGCGCACCTCTGGCAAGGTGGATAAGGCTGCGCTACCGTGGCCGCTGCCTGCCGCCCCTTCCGCGGATACCGAGGGGATGACGCCCGTTGAGGCATGGTTGTCGGGAATCTGGTCGGAGGTCCTGTCCGTCCCGCAGCCGGGCCCGGCGTCCGACTTCTTCGCCCTCGGCGGCACCTCTCTGGCCGCAGCAGGCGTGGTCGCCCGTATCCGCGAGCGCGCCCCGCAGGTCGCCGTACGCGATCTCTATGACCACCCTCGCCTGGGAAGGCTCGCCGAAGAGCTCGTCTCCCGGGGGCTTGTCGACGACTCCGTCGCTGGTGACGCCGCGTCCTCTACCGGCGAGGAAATACCCGAACCCACTCCGGTATCCCGGGGCACCCGCTGGGCGCAGGTGGCGCTCATGGTTCCGATTCAATGGGCTCGTGGCGTGCGCTGGGTTACCTGGCTGGCGATTGCGAACTGGGCTCTCGGTGGTCCGTTGGCGCTGCCGGGTTGGGCTGTCGCGCTGCTTGGAGTCCTGTTCCTGACACCGCTTGGAGTGATGCCTGTCAATGCTCTGCTGACTCGGGCCCTGACGTCCTCGGTACGCCCTGGCGACTTCCCGCGCGGCGGCTCCGTGCACTTGAGACTCTGGGCCGCCGAGCGATTGGCGGAATCGTCCGGAGTCCGCTCCGTTGCGGGCGCGCCCTTTGTGCTCTGGTACGCGAGGATGCTCGGCGCGTCGATAGGCAAGGGTGTGAATTTGCATTCACTGCCGCCGGTGACGGGCCTGGTGAGACTTGACGACTACTGCTCCATCGAGCCGGAGGTCGACCTGTCGGGCTACTGGGTCGACGGCGATACGGTGCACGTCGGCGAGATTTCCGTGGGTGCGCATGCGCGAGTCGGTGCCCGCTCTACCCTGCTGCCGGGCACACGGATTGGCCAGAGCGCGCACATCGAGGCGGGCTCGACCGTCACCGGCGAGAAGAAGGTCAAGGCGGGCGCGCGCTGGTCGGGCTCGCCGGCGCGCAAGGTCGGGCGTTCCAAGCACCGCTTCCCGGAGCAGCTGCCACCGTCGGCACGCGGCTGGGTCGCGGTGTACGCAGCGACGGCTGTGCTGCTTGCGCTGGTTCCGCTGGCATCACTGCTGGCCATGGCCGCGCTGCTCGGCTGGGCGACGGATGCAGGGGCCTTTGGCGCTGAGACAGCCGAGTGGGAGCTGAGCTCTGCGCTCGTCAGCGCACTGGCCTGGGTTCCTGCCGCAACCTTGGCGGGCATAATCGTCTACGCAGCCCTCACCCTGGTACTGGTGCGACTGTTCAGCCTGGGACTGCGCGCCGGCGTTCACCCGGTGCGCTCGAGAATCGGCTGGCAGGCCTGGGCGACAATCCGGCTCATGGATGCCGCCCGCGTCGACCTCTTTCTCATCTATGCCTCACTGCTGACCCCGAATTGGTTGCGCGCGCTCGGTGCCCGCATCGGCCACGATACGGAGATCTCCACCGCAGTCGCGATTCCGAAGTTGATGCAGGTAAAAGAGGAATCCTTCCTCGCTGACGACACCATGGTCGCAGGCTACGAGCTCGGCGGTGGGTGGATGCTTATCGACGATTCCAAGATTGGCAAACGGGCCTTCCTCGGCAACTCGGGCATCACCTTGCCCGGGCGCAAGCTGGCGAAGAACTCATTGGTTGCAGTGCTATCGTCCACGCCGAAGAAAACCAAGTCCGGTTCGAACTGGTGGGGATCTCCGCCGGAGAGGCTCCGCCGCGTTACCAATGTTGGCTCGGACGAGTCCGCACAGACGTACCGCCCGACCACGGGACTGAAAGTTGCCCGCGGCGTCGTGGAGACGCTGCGCATCCTGGCCCCGATGACATCCCTGGCGCTGGCGGTGGCCACCTTGGCCGGAATGCAGTGGATCGGCGAGGCGGCGTTGACTCTTGCGATGGGATTCCGGGGTGCCGAAGATACCATGGGAATCGCGTTTGCCCTGCTGGTTACGCTCGCCCTGACTCCCCTGGTGTTCCTGCTCGCCGGCATCCTGGGCCTTGCGGTGACAGTGGCCGCGAAGTGGGTGTGCGTCGGCAAGCATCGCACGGGCGAGTCCCCGCTGTGGAGTAGGTTCGTGTGGCTCAATGAGCTTCAGGACACCTTCGTGGAGATGGTCGCCGCGCCGTGGTACCTGAACCCGGCGATGGCGACCGGAGGGGCGTCGCGCGCGATGCGTCTGCTGGGTGCGAAGATTGGCCACGGAGTGTGGCTGGAGAGCTACTGGCTGCCGGAGACGGACCTGGTGGTTATCGAACGCGGCGCGACCGTCGGGCGCGGTTGCGTGGTTCAGACCCACCTTTTCACCGACCGCGTGATGACTCTCGACGAGGTTCACATCGGCCGCGGCGCCGTACTGGGGCCGCACTCGGTGGTGCTGCCGGCATCGGTGCTGGGCGCGGGCGCGCGGGTGGAGCCGGGGTCGCTGGTGATGCGCGGCGATCACGTTCCGGCGCACACGGCCTGGCGTGGCAATCCAATCGAGCCGAAGGCTGCGAAGTAG
- a CDS encoding AMP-binding protein: MTDFPTKDGLNMPITPLRFLERSARVHPEKIGFVDGPRRISFRQMATDAQAFAHALIDAGLATHERIGVLAANSYEALLAQFAVPLARGVVVAINTRLAPKEIEYILEHSGITTLMGEKSLIDKALPTIGHQLEHVIYIADGDGTEPVAAPATDPATDEPGSSTASIDFTTFSSFIAGGGVGKQDLPYEVADENDPIAINYTSGTTGKPKGVVYTHRGAYLNALGQVQTMHFNHHTVYLWTLPMFHCSGWCTGWAAMSVSARQVAIRAVRGPEMWQLILDEGVTAMCGAPAVLTTLVDDENKRRVTNLRIMTAGAPPSPTIITRCENIGVEITHVYGLTETYGPFTVCESQPDWSDMTVRRRAVLKARQGVASVTNQDVRIIEPTDTLDAPLIDVPADGATIGEIIMTGNGVMNGYFRDPEATAHAFRGGWFHSGDLGVMHPDGYIQLLDRAKDVIVSGGENISTIEVEQAVVSYPDVSDCAVIGVPDDKWGERPRAYVVLRPEALGEGSPEEIAEHNEAVAAVIIAHCRAHIAGYKVPRDVVVIDELPRTSTGKVRKNELREAAWAGHGDSRIKG, from the coding sequence ATGACTGACTTCCCCACCAAAGACGGCCTGAATATGCCCATCACTCCGCTGCGCTTCCTCGAGCGCAGCGCCCGCGTCCATCCGGAAAAGATCGGATTTGTCGACGGCCCCCGCCGAATCTCCTTCCGCCAGATGGCCACGGATGCGCAGGCCTTCGCGCACGCGCTTATCGACGCCGGCCTGGCCACCCACGAGCGCATCGGCGTCCTGGCGGCCAACAGCTACGAGGCTCTACTGGCCCAGTTCGCCGTACCGCTAGCCAGAGGCGTGGTGGTGGCGATCAATACACGACTGGCCCCGAAGGAGATCGAATACATCCTGGAGCACTCGGGCATAACCACCCTGATGGGCGAGAAGTCTCTGATCGACAAAGCTCTTCCCACAATCGGCCACCAGCTAGAGCATGTCATTTACATCGCCGATGGCGACGGCACCGAACCGGTAGCCGCACCTGCCACCGACCCCGCTACCGATGAGCCGGGTTCAAGCACAGCCAGCATCGACTTCACCACCTTTAGCAGCTTCATCGCGGGAGGCGGCGTCGGCAAGCAGGACCTGCCCTACGAGGTGGCCGATGAAAATGACCCCATCGCGATTAACTACACCTCGGGCACGACAGGCAAGCCGAAGGGCGTGGTCTACACTCACCGCGGCGCGTACCTCAACGCGCTGGGGCAGGTGCAGACGATGCACTTCAACCACCACACCGTTTACCTGTGGACACTGCCTATGTTCCACTGCTCCGGCTGGTGCACCGGTTGGGCAGCGATGTCGGTGAGCGCGCGCCAGGTAGCAATTCGCGCGGTGCGCGGCCCCGAGATGTGGCAGCTCATCCTCGACGAGGGCGTCACCGCGATGTGCGGCGCCCCAGCAGTGCTGACCACGCTGGTCGACGACGAGAACAAGCGCCGCGTCACCAACCTGCGAATCATGACCGCGGGCGCCCCGCCGAGCCCGACCATCATCACGCGCTGCGAAAATATCGGAGTGGAGATCACCCACGTCTACGGCCTGACCGAAACCTACGGCCCATTCACCGTCTGCGAGTCCCAGCCGGACTGGTCCGACATGACCGTCCGCCGCCGCGCAGTGCTCAAGGCCCGCCAGGGCGTCGCGTCCGTCACCAACCAGGACGTGCGCATTATTGAGCCCACCGATACCCTCGACGCACCACTAATCGATGTGCCTGCCGACGGCGCCACGATTGGCGAGATCATCATGACGGGCAACGGCGTGATGAACGGGTACTTCCGCGACCCGGAGGCGACCGCGCACGCGTTCCGGGGCGGCTGGTTCCACTCCGGAGACCTGGGCGTGATGCACCCGGACGGATATATCCAGCTCCTCGACCGCGCCAAGGACGTCATCGTCTCCGGCGGTGAGAACATCTCCACCATCGAGGTCGAGCAGGCCGTAGTGAGTTACCCGGATGTGTCCGATTGCGCCGTCATCGGCGTTCCGGACGACAAGTGGGGCGAGCGCCCGCGCGCCTACGTCGTACTGCGCCCGGAGGCGCTCGGCGAAGGCTCACCGGAGGAGATCGCCGAGCACAACGAGGCCGTAGCCGCGGTTATCATCGCGCACTGCCGCGCCCACATCGCCGGATACAAAGTCCCGCGCGACGTGGTGGTCATCGACGAGTTGCCGCGGACCTCGACCGGCAAGGTGCGCAAAAACGAGCTGCGCGAGGCCGCCTGGGCGGGGCACGGGGACTCCCGCATCAAGGGCTAA